The Magnetococcales bacterium genome segment AAGAGTATGACTTGGCCGTTCGCTACAGGGAAGAGGGAGACTTGGATGCGGCCCATCAACTGGTGGTGAGCTATCTGCGCTATGTGGCCAAAATCGCCAGAGAATACCAACATTATGGTCTGCGGATGATGGATCTGGTTCAGGAAGGCTCCATTGGATTGATGCAGGCGGTCAAAAAATTCAACCCCTACAAAGGATTCCGGCTCTCCACCTATGCGGTATGGTGGATTAAAGCGGCGATTCAGGAGTTTATCCTGCGCTCCTGGAGCCTGGTAAAGATTGGCACCACCACCGCCCAGCGCAAGCTGTTTTTCAACCTGCGCAAATCCAAAAAAACCCTGGAGCGCTTGGATGAGGAAAAAGCCCAGGTGATCGGCGAAGAGTTGGGGGTCTCCACCCGCAGTGTATTGGAGATGGATGGCCGCCTTTCAGGCCCCGACGACTCCCTCAACCGTGCGTCCCATGAATCCGGAGAAGAAGTTCAAAACCTGCTAGCCG includes the following:
- the rpoH gene encoding RNA polymerase sigma factor RpoH; amino-acid sequence: MSQNALIPYTGNQELSHYIAQLDQVPLLAPEEEYDLAVRYREEGDLDAAHQLVVSYLRYVAKIAREYQHYGLRMMDLVQEGSIGLMQAVKKFNPYKGFRLSTYAVWWIKAAIQEFILRSWSLVKIGTTTAQRKLFFNLRKSKKTLERLDEEKAQVIGEELGVSTRSVLEMDGRLSGPDDSLNRASHESGEEVQNLLADPRTDQETRLLESEEKQLRQEAIATALETLNERERQIIQWRIMTEKKITLEEISKRLKISRERVRQLESKALIKLRRILIPGLEGMALATS